The following coding sequences are from one Culex quinquefasciatus strain JHB chromosome 1, VPISU_Cqui_1.0_pri_paternal, whole genome shotgun sequence window:
- the LOC6050704 gene encoding uncharacterized protein LOC6050704, which translates to MPSGGNKKSPAAGGSRGKSSKKAPAGNEAAAAVNTSAQTNATGDEDQNSGFAEYLRSSQGSEMLKLFVVANSIVMFLTVAWPQMKKSYEMLMSYFGEDGEDEF; encoded by the exons ATGCCTTCCGGTGGCAATAAAAAATCGCCCGCTGCCGGCGGCTCCCGGGGCAAATCCTCTAAGAAAGCCCCTGCCGGTAATGAGGCAGCCGCTGCCGTCAACACTTCCGCTCAAACCAACGCCACCGGCGACGAGGACCAGAACTCGGGCTTTGCCGAATATTTGCGCTCCTCGCAAG GTTCTGAAATGCTGAAGCTGTTTGTGGTGGCCAACTCGATCGTGATGTTCCTGACGGTGGCCTGGCCACAGATGAAGAAGTCGTACGAGATGCTGATGTCGTACTTTGGGGAGGATGGGGAGGATGAGTTTTAA
- the LOC6050703 gene encoding uncharacterized protein LOC6050703 produces the protein MLLIALRSFFFVGIVIGYSAGVWRLINDYFRHEVKTFIEEEAKKNKYLLEDPVRGDVPPEVVGEHNPDQPPKPVTSNQMLDELILSFGRLFTTRNEQELSSKKAETHQTLPPTIPGQFPHKVGLSSDPRGESMPQGQQIEFTPPPEPPPPPTKRDAKTIIESDEFPRSSSTMITTEEEEEQEWVRYWQNRHQGGGEEQEQCRQGSVIDSCELNREPGS, from the exons ATGTTGTTGATAGCGTTGCGAAGTTTCTTTTTCGTGGGCATTGTGATCGGGTACAGTGCCGGCGTGTGGCGACTCATAAACGATTACTTTCGACACGAAGTGAAGACATTTATCGAGGAGGAAGCCAAAAAGAACAAGTACTTGTTGGAGGATCCCGTCAGGGGGGATGTTCCGCCGGAGGTGGTTGGCGAACACAATCCGGACCAACCGCCCAAGCCAGTGACTTCGAATCAAATGCTGGACGAACTAATCCTCAGCTTTGGACGACTGTTCACCACCAGAAACGAGCAAGAACTTTCCTCCAAGAAAGCGG AAACTCATCAAACTTTACCACCGACGATTCCGGGCCAATTTCCTCACAAAGTTGGACTTTCCAGCGACCCCCGGGGGGAATCGATGCCACAAGGTCAACAAATCGAATTCACACCCCCTCCGGAACCACCGCCACCACCAACCAAGAGGGATGCTAAAACAATAATCGAAAGTGATGAGTTTCCGAGAAGTTCGTCGACGATGATTACCaccgaggaggaggaggagcaaGAGTGGGTTCGGTACTGGCAAAATCGGCACcaaggaggaggagaggagcAAGAGCAGTGTCGTCAGGGGTCAGTGATTGACAGTTGTGAACTTAATCGAGAGCCGGGCAGCTGA